GACATCTGCAAATCTCTCCTCAATTTGGCTAATAGCTTTGCTACTAACGATAACTTGGTCAGCCTTAAGTAGGTCTATCACGTTGAGTTCGTTAACGTGAAGTACTTTGGTTTTGATTAAATTCTTAGCTGCTCTCTTAAGAAGCGTAGTGTTGTCGTTTGCTGTTTCAACAACAAAAACAACTTCTTGTCCTGCAAAGCCGCTTGCTTCAACTAGGCTTGCGATTTCTTTGGTTTTGCCATTAGCAATTGCAAGATCTTCAATAGCAGTTAATCTGCTCTTCTTTTGTAAAAGTAATAAAGCTGAAACGATAGCTCTGGCAGATTCTTTTTTGTTCATGCCTTTAGTCCAGTTGACAGTGTTGCGAGGACCAAAGATCACTCCACCACCACGCCAAATTGGAGAGGTTTTACTACCAGCACGAGCTCTACCCGTACCTTTTTGTTTCCATGGTTTTGCACCACCACCACGAACTTCCATTCTGGTCTTAGAGTGTGCAGTACCCGCACGAGCATTAGACTCTTGTCTAACTTTTGCGAGGTATAAAAGATGTTCGTTAATTTGAAGGCCAAATAATGCATCGCTGATCTCCTGACCCTTTGATGATTTTTTGCCTTGTTTGTCTAGTAATGTAATTGTAGCCATGGTTTTGTCTCGATTAGAATTGTCTATCCTAGCATGTCAAATACGGAATTAATATCTAATTAGTAATAGCTTAAGTTTTATTGCAGAATATACCCCCCTGGGGTATATTCAATGGCGAAGAACGTTAATAACGTAATATACCCCAGGGGTATCTGAATCACATTTTATGCAAACAAATCAGCTTTAAACTTGGTCAGCGCAGCAGTAAGCTCATTAACAATATCGTCGTTAAGGCCAGTACCAGCATCAAGAGTTTTCTTCAACTCTGCATGATTAGACTCAAAATATTGGAACCATTCTTCTTTAAATCTAGAGATCTTGTCTGTCGCGACATCATCAAGCAAGCCTCGATCACCAGCAAAAATCAAACTAACCATTTGACCAACTGTCAACGGTGCGTATTGAGCTTGCTTAAGAAGTTCAACTAGTTTTTGTCCACGATTGATTTGTGCTTGAGTAGCTTCATCAAGATCAGAAGCAAACTGTACAAATGCTTCAAGCTCACGGAACTGTGCAAGACCAAGACGAAGTGGCCCAGCAACCTTCTTCATACACTTGGTTTGAGCTGCCCCGCCAACACGTGAAACAGAAAGTCCAACGTTGATTGCAGGACGAATTCCAGCGTTAAATAAATTAGTCTCCAAAAAGATTTGACCATCCGTAATTGAAATTACGTTAGTAGGGATATAAGCAGAAACGTCACCAGCTTGAGTTTCAATAATAGGAAGCGCGGTAATTGAACCAGCACCCATTTCGTCATTGACCTTGCAAGCGCGCTCAAGAAGACGCGAGTGTAGATAGAACACATCACCAGGATAAGCCTCGCGACCAGGAGGTCTTCTAAGTAGAAGTGACATCGCACGGTAAGCCCATGCATGTTTGGTTAAATCATCATAGATACAAAGTACGTGTCTGCCTTTTTCTAGGAAGTACTCAGCGATTGAAACACCAGCGAATGGAGCTAAGAACTGTTGAGCAGCTGTATCAGTTGAACCTGCGTGAACTACCACTGAGTATTCCATCGCGCCTTCTTCTTCAAGTCTTTTGACGATTTGCGCTACAGAACTACTCTTTTGTCCGATTGAAACATAGATACAGATTGGTCTATCAGCTTCAGGTACATTTTTTTGATTCAAAATAGTATCAATTGCAATTGCAGTTTTACCAGTTTGTCTATCACCAATAATCAACTCTCGTTGCCCGCGACCAATAGGAATCATTGAATCGATTGCCGTAATTCCAGTTTGAAGTGGCTCGTGCACCGACTTACGTTTGATAATCCCAGGTGCTACTTTTTCAAGTGGCATAAATTTGTCAACGGTGATGGCTGGCTTAGAGTCAAGCGCTGCGCCTGTTGGGTCAACCACTCTACCAAGTATCTCATCACTTACTCCAATAGAAGCAATACGGCCAGTGGATTTCACGGCTGTACCTTCCTGGATGTTAAGACCCTTACTAAGTAAAACCACCCCGACGTTGTCTTCCTCAAGGTTAATAACCATGGCTTGAGTTTTTTCGTTATCATCAAACTCAATCAACTCACCGTTGATCGCTGACTGCAAACCATAGATACGAGCGATACCATCACCCACACTAAGTACAGAACCCTCTTCAGTAATCTGAGTTGAGTCTTTGTATTCCGCGATTTGTTCTTTAAGAATTCTAGTTATTTCGTCAGGTCTAATTGCCATAGTCCCTAGATTTTAACAGATTAATTCTGCAGAAAATCTGAAGAGATCATTAGCCTCACCATCCTGTATTAACTAGAAGGCTTCAAGCTGTTTGGATGCGTGATTACGTTCAAGTTTGGCATAGTGCTTCAAGTATTCTGGAAAAAAGGTCGAGCTTGCAAATGTCGCAAAAATTGAATTGAAGATAGTGCCGACATGTTCTACTGCTTTGATTTCTTTTTCTGTGTTGGCTATAGGTCTTACTGAGGTCCTTGCAAAAGCTGG
The Cyanobacteriota bacterium genome window above contains:
- the rplD gene encoding 50S ribosomal protein L4 encodes the protein MATITLLDKQGKKSSKGQEISDALFGLQINEHLLYLAKVRQESNARAGTAHSKTRMEVRGGGAKPWKQKGTGRARAGSKTSPIWRGGGVIFGPRNTVNWTKGMNKKESARAIVSALLLLQKKSRLTAIEDLAIANGKTKEIASLVEASGFAGQEVVFVVETANDNTTLLKRAAKNLIKTKVLHVNELNVIDLLKADQVIVSSKAISQIEERFADVTRA
- the atpA gene encoding F0F1 ATP synthase subunit alpha, whose protein sequence is MAIRPDEITRILKEQIAEYKDSTQITEEGSVLSVGDGIARIYGLQSAINGELIEFDDNEKTQAMVINLEEDNVGVVLLSKGLNIQEGTAVKSTGRIASIGVSDEILGRVVDPTGAALDSKPAITVDKFMPLEKVAPGIIKRKSVHEPLQTGITAIDSMIPIGRGQRELIIGDRQTGKTAIAIDTILNQKNVPEADRPICIYVSIGQKSSSVAQIVKRLEEEGAMEYSVVVHAGSTDTAAQQFLAPFAGVSIAEYFLEKGRHVLCIYDDLTKHAWAYRAMSLLLRRPPGREAYPGDVFYLHSRLLERACKVNDEMGAGSITALPIIETQAGDVSAYIPTNVISITDGQIFLETNLFNAGIRPAINVGLSVSRVGGAAQTKCMKKVAGPLRLGLAQFRELEAFVQFASDLDEATQAQINRGQKLVELLKQAQYAPLTVGQMVSLIFAGDRGLLDDVATDKISRFKEEWFQYFESNHAELKKTLDAGTGLNDDIVNELTAALTKFKADLFA